One Microbacterium esteraromaticum genomic window carries:
- a CDS encoding helix-turn-helix transcriptional regulator yields MPRLRFDAGPVRAAALDPAWGSRGAGRRRGGVRGARPHGAAAAAARAGEGPVDRTAGPEGLREAIANVLEAAAARHPLVVVVEDLHWADDATLSTLSFLQRALAGSRILFVLTCRVDEVRRGGAVRTFLVESERARLIERITLERLDAVQVRAMLEALSGPADDATFARLMERSEGVPFFIEELSCGAAGPLPESLRDVLLVRFDALGDDARRVVRTVSASDAAVDHELLSIVAGLADERLDAAIREALGGAVLSVRDDGYGFRHALLREAVHDDLLPGERARLHRAYAEALEERGARCNEAALAFHWHQAHDARRALVAAIAAMDRAKSSFAFSTAARYGELASELWEQVADAAEVTGMSRMALLSRLASILRNAGYDERALTVVDLAMAEVDDRTPTAVRVRLLRDRALYLQNLARPGAVALLREALELMNGVDDEALRAMLLNFLAGRLMVEGSLDEAIGAAGEALRIGREQGLDDVISIAANTLGGCHLHVSGADESMRFFAVAREHAAQHTAMLRYSVNYSDSLSTIGRFRDAVAVAEAGIAHARELGVERTSGSILTQNMVEPLIELGEIDRAEGLLARDLVVRTFRIFRVYTTASRIRALVWRGRIAEATALLDEWRPVMQRAAVIERQVWYSLIDAEMALAIGAGRMADAADTLLRMIDDEGPRLTHEARRLLDGGVVVAGLRASGESARASALAGRIDAAWQPYRDRLPEWSTVLRALLDGSSAALSTALPAADHPDGPAVFAGVLRFELARALVAEHGDRAAAASALAEATAIAERIGHARLRGETAAFADATRLGAAPPRGDGTALTERERQVLDLLAEGLSNRQIADRLFISIKTVSVHVSAVLRKLGVSSRTEAAARSALRRSGSEMHHDARGL; encoded by the coding sequence GTGCCTCGACTACGGTTCGACGCCGGCCCCGTACGCGCCGCTGCCCTCGATCCTGCGTGGGGCTCTCGCGGCGCTGGGCGCCGACGCGGCGGAGTCCGCGGGGCCCGCCCGCACGGCGCTGCGGCTGCTGCTGCCCGAGCTGGGGAGGGCCCGGTCGACCGCACGGCGGGGCCGGAGGGTCTGCGCGAGGCGATCGCCAACGTGCTCGAGGCGGCGGCGGCACGGCATCCGCTCGTCGTCGTCGTCGAAGACCTGCACTGGGCCGACGACGCCACTCTGTCGACCCTGTCGTTCCTGCAGCGCGCACTCGCAGGCAGTCGCATCCTGTTCGTGCTCACCTGCCGGGTCGACGAGGTGCGCCGCGGAGGGGCCGTGCGCACCTTCCTCGTCGAGTCAGAGCGGGCCAGGCTCATCGAGCGGATCACTCTCGAGCGCCTCGACGCCGTGCAGGTGCGGGCGATGCTCGAGGCTCTCAGCGGTCCGGCCGACGACGCCACCTTCGCACGACTGATGGAGCGGTCAGAGGGCGTGCCCTTCTTCATCGAAGAGCTCTCGTGCGGAGCTGCCGGCCCGCTGCCCGAGTCGCTGCGCGATGTGCTGCTGGTGCGCTTCGACGCGCTCGGCGACGACGCCCGCCGGGTGGTGCGCACCGTGTCGGCGTCCGACGCGGCGGTCGACCACGAACTCCTCAGCATCGTCGCGGGGCTCGCCGACGAGCGGCTCGACGCGGCTATCCGCGAGGCGCTCGGAGGGGCCGTGCTCTCGGTGCGCGACGACGGGTACGGCTTCCGTCACGCGCTGCTGCGCGAGGCCGTGCACGACGACCTGCTGCCCGGTGAGCGCGCCCGCCTGCACCGCGCCTACGCCGAGGCGCTCGAGGAGCGCGGCGCCCGCTGCAACGAGGCGGCACTGGCCTTCCACTGGCATCAGGCGCACGACGCACGCCGAGCGCTGGTCGCCGCGATCGCCGCGATGGATCGAGCGAAGAGCAGCTTCGCCTTCTCGACCGCCGCACGGTACGGCGAACTGGCATCGGAGCTGTGGGAGCAGGTCGCCGATGCCGCCGAGGTGACCGGAATGAGCAGGATGGCCCTGCTGTCGCGGCTCGCATCGATCCTGCGCAACGCCGGTTACGACGAGCGTGCGCTGACCGTGGTCGACCTCGCGATGGCGGAGGTCGATGACCGCACGCCCACGGCCGTGCGGGTGCGGCTGCTGCGCGACCGGGCCCTGTATCTGCAGAACCTCGCGCGGCCGGGCGCCGTCGCCCTGCTGCGCGAGGCGCTCGAGCTGATGAACGGCGTCGACGACGAGGCTCTGCGGGCCATGCTGCTGAACTTCCTCGCCGGGCGCCTGATGGTCGAGGGCAGCCTCGACGAGGCGATCGGCGCTGCCGGCGAGGCGCTGCGCATCGGGCGCGAGCAGGGGCTCGACGACGTCATCTCCATCGCTGCGAACACCCTCGGCGGGTGCCACCTGCATGTCAGCGGCGCCGACGAGTCGATGCGGTTCTTCGCGGTCGCCCGCGAGCACGCCGCGCAGCACACCGCCATGCTGCGCTATTCGGTGAACTACTCGGACTCGCTCAGCACGATCGGCCGCTTCCGCGACGCCGTGGCCGTCGCCGAGGCCGGCATCGCGCACGCCCGCGAGCTGGGGGTCGAGCGCACGAGCGGGTCGATCCTCACCCAGAACATGGTCGAGCCGCTCATCGAGCTCGGCGAGATCGACCGCGCCGAGGGGCTGCTCGCGAGAGACCTCGTGGTGCGCACCTTCCGCATCTTCCGCGTGTACACCACGGCCTCGCGCATCAGGGCCCTGGTCTGGCGAGGCCGGATCGCCGAGGCGACCGCGCTGCTCGACGAGTGGCGACCCGTCATGCAGCGCGCCGCAGTGATCGAGCGTCAGGTCTGGTACTCGCTGATCGACGCCGAGATGGCGCTCGCGATCGGGGCCGGGCGGATGGCGGATGCCGCCGACACGCTGCTGCGCATGATCGACGACGAAGGCCCGCGGCTCACGCACGAGGCGCGCCGTCTTCTCGACGGCGGGGTGGTCGTGGCCGGTCTGCGCGCGAGCGGAGAGTCCGCGCGGGCGTCGGCACTGGCCGGACGCATCGATGCGGCGTGGCAGCCCTATCGTGACCGGCTGCCCGAATGGTCGACCGTGCTGCGGGCCCTGCTCGACGGGTCGTCGGCGGCTCTCAGCACCGCACTTCCCGCGGCCGACCACCCGGATGGTCCCGCAGTGTTCGCGGGGGTGCTGCGATTCGAGCTCGCACGCGCACTCGTGGCGGAGCACGGCGACCGCGCGGCCGCCGCGTCCGCTCTCGCGGAGGCGACCGCGATCGCCGAGCGCATCGGTCATGCGCGCCTGCGCGGCGAGACCGCCGCGTTCGCCGACGCCACCAGGCTCGGCGCCGCACCGCCGCGCGGAGACGGCACCGCGCTGACCGAGCGCGAACGACAGGTGCTCGACCTGCTCGCCGAGGGGCTCAGCAACCGCCAGATCGCCGATCGGCTCTTCATCAGCATCAAGACCGTGAGCGTGCACGTCTCCGCTGTGCTGCGCAAGCTCGGCGTCTCGTCGCGCACGGAAGCCGCTGCCCGGTCGGCTCTGCGGCGGTCGGGCTCCGAAATGCATCACGACGCACGCGGTCTCTGA
- a CDS encoding heavy-metal-associated domain-containing protein translates to MSTTEFQVTGMTCGHCEMSVREEVEKIAGVDSIDVSAQTGRLVVTSAAPIDVDAVIAAVDEAGYRAVSA, encoded by the coding sequence ATGAGCACCACCGAGTTCCAGGTCACCGGCATGACGTGCGGCCACTGCGAGATGTCCGTGCGTGAAGAGGTCGAGAAGATCGCCGGCGTCGACTCCATCGACGTCAGCGCCCAGACGGGACGCCTCGTCGTCACCTCCGCCGCCCCCATCGACGTCGACGCCGTCATCGCGGCCGTCGACGAGGCCGGGTATCGGGCGGTGTCGGCCTGA
- a CDS encoding heavy-metal-associated domain-containing protein, translating into MNTAARLSLYGLGLVAVFGVAAALSGALAPEGIATEWTTSQKETDMQQHSTAGAHADVTDDPGHGGHASAGTAHLGGLTISDGGYTLDAIAAPASTGEQGVLTFRIVDEHGRAVTSYETEHDKELHLIVVRTDGTQFRHVHPERDADGVWSIAWSWDAAGSYRVYADFTASGSDAVTLSRIVQVAGDHAPVDPQPSRLAQADGYEAALSGDLVAGEASELTVSVSRDGEEVTGLEPYLGAYGHLVALRQGDLGYAHVHPEGDAPQASETAGPDVSFAASVPTPGRYLLYFDFQVEGVVHSVPFVVDTTR; encoded by the coding sequence ATGAACACCGCGGCACGCCTGAGCCTGTACGGCCTCGGGCTGGTGGCGGTGTTCGGCGTCGCCGCAGCCCTGTCGGGCGCGCTCGCGCCCGAGGGCATCGCCACCGAATGGACCACCTCCCAGAAGGAGACCGACATGCAGCAGCACAGCACAGCAGGGGCCCACGCCGACGTGACGGACGACCCGGGCCACGGCGGGCACGCCTCTGCGGGGACCGCGCACCTCGGCGGCCTCACCATCTCCGATGGCGGGTACACGCTCGACGCCATCGCAGCGCCCGCCTCCACCGGCGAGCAGGGCGTGCTGACGTTCCGCATCGTCGACGAGCACGGCCGTGCGGTCACCTCCTACGAGACCGAGCACGACAAGGAGCTGCACCTCATCGTCGTGCGCACCGACGGCACGCAGTTCCGCCATGTGCATCCTGAACGCGATGCCGATGGAGTCTGGTCGATCGCGTGGTCGTGGGATGCCGCGGGCAGCTACCGCGTGTACGCCGACTTCACGGCATCCGGATCCGACGCCGTCACCCTCTCGCGCATCGTGCAGGTCGCGGGCGATCACGCCCCGGTCGACCCGCAGCCGTCGCGCCTCGCGCAGGCCGACGGGTACGAGGCCGCGCTGAGCGGCGACCTCGTCGCAGGCGAGGCGTCCGAGCTGACCGTCTCGGTGAGCCGCGACGGCGAAGAGGTGACCGGCCTCGAGCCGTACCTCGGCGCCTACGGCCACCTCGTCGCGCTGCGTCAGGGCGACCTCGGCTACGCGCACGTGCACCCCGAGGGCGACGCGCCGCAGGCCAGCGAGACGGCCGGCCCTGACGTGTCGTTCGCCGCGTCCGTGCCGACCCCAGGGCGCTATCTGCTGTACTTCGACTTCCAAGTCGAGGGCGTCGTGCACTCCGTGCCCTTCGTCGTCGACACCACCCGCTGA